GGAAACTTGTGCCTTCTCTGCTGTTGAAGGATTATCAACCGCATTGTCTGTTGTATAGGTTGCAAAATCAATTGTATCGATGACCTTTGCATCCGGTGGCATTTTGTTGAGAAGTTTTGTTGCCAATCTGCTTGTCGCAGGGTCGTTGGAATAGCGGGAGACCATGAGATCCGCACGGGAACGATAACGAGGCCATGTTCCTGCAATCAACGGCCCAATAGAAGCAACATAGTTGCGTGTTTCTCTTGGAAGTCTTGCCCCACGTTTCAGATAGCGATCAAGGTTTCCCGGCCCATCATTATAGGCGGCTAAAAAGCCCGGCGTCCCATAAATATCATACATTTGGCGGATATAAGCCGTTCCCGCCATGATGTTATCACGAGGATCGTAAGGATTAGGCCCTAGGTTATATTGCTTTCGCAGCATGTCATAAGAAGGCCCCATCAACTGCATCAGACCCATCGCTCCTGCGCCAGAAGTAATGAGTTTTCCACTTTTATCGTAAAGATGGCCACCAGATTCTTGTAGAATGACGCCTTTGATCCATGCTTGTGGAACATCAAAACGTTTGGAAGCTTCAGCGATATAAGGGCCCCAAGGATCGTCTGTTGCGCCAGGAGGACTGTAATGATGGCGGGAGGCTTTTGCTCTATAATATTGTTCTTGTTGTGCTGCCGGCAGATTGAGATATTCGTCACCTTCAAGCGTTGGGGAAGAGCCATCCCCTGCACAAGCGGAGAGAATAACAGGAATCAATCCCGTTAGGAAAAAAAAGGAAAGATTTTTCAAAGGCCTAGAAAAGATCATTGTGCAGAGTTCATTAGGAAATAAGAGAAAAGCCAGTTCATTCTACTTAGCAGGTTATTTATTGGGAAGGTTAGAATTTTTTATTTCTAATAAAATATAGGGCTTTTCTTAATTTTTTTTGTGATTATCTGATGGAGAAGAGAAATTTTTAATTTAAGGAGATAGAGTAATGGCTTCAGGTGTATTGGATGCTGCGCGCGTGGCGAAGGCTGCTGAGCTGACACTCGCAGAATTGCGTGCAATTAAGGAACCAACAGAGGCGCAACAGAAAAAAGCGCTTTATGTCGAGCGTATGGCAGCAATTGCAAAAGCGGCCGCTGAAACAGATAAAGAAAAGGGTGTGGGGAGTATTTCTTTGGTTTCGGAAGAATTTTGGTGGATTTCAAAACACTGGTGAGCTTTTTTTAAGAAGAGATTTTATGAAAAGAGAAGGTTTTAACGGCCTTCTCTTTATTTTAGATTTTGTCTTCGTCTTCAGCTTCTTTTGTGAGAGGTTTGGCCGCATGTTTTTCAAGCCATCGACCAAGGGGTTTAGCTAAAGCAGGCCCAACGATAAGAACAGCAATCATACGGGCTGTTTGCAATGCCAGAATGATTGGGAGGTTCACAGGAGCGCCTGCGCTGATAATGATGATTGTATCAAGCCCTCCAGGGGAGGTCGCAAGATAAGCAGACAATAAATCAATATTCGCTAATTTTGCCAAGGGGAAAGAGAGGAGCGCACATGCCCCAACAACCACTCCTGCAGAGAGGGCAACCGATGGCAGAATTCTGATAACATGTTTTAAAACAGGCTTTGTAAAGCGCATGCCAATAGACCAGCCAATAATCGTATAAGCTGGAACTCTGAGCCAATAAGGCGCATTGATGTCACAAAGTCCAAAGGATTTTAAAATTACACCGATAATAAGGACGCTGAGTAAAGAAACAGCAGGAATTCTCGCAACTAAAGTGAGCGCCGTCCCAAAGGCAATCAGTCCAAGGCTTGACCAAAGGTCAAAATGCAGTTCGTGGGAGAGTTTCACCAGTGTCGAGAGGGAAAGGGAAAGATTAGGGAGTGCAAAATAGGTTACCAGAGATGTGGCAAAGGCAACCAATGCGACTCTGAAATAAAGCATAAAGGCGGCGACTTTCGGATCCGCACCGAAATCACCGCAGATTGCAACCATGGTGGACGCCCCGCCAGGGGAAGATCCCCAAAGTGCAGTCGTTCCTGGAACAACACCTCTCCATGTTAAAGTTGCCCCCATTGTTAGGCTGACAATGATAACGGAAAAGGTAAAAAAGAGAACAATCCAGAGATGTTGTGAGATTGTCGCCATTGCCGTAGCGGAAATCGCACCGACAACAAGAGCTCCCAGAACAGCTTGTGCAAAATTAAAAAAGGGTCGGCTGATTTTAATATGCCGGCCTGTAACAGCACAGAAGACAGCAGCAAGCATTGGGCCGAGCATGAGTCCAGCCCCGAGATGCACTGTAAAAAAACTTAAGGTGAAAATAATGGAGAGAATAAGAAGAAACGCCCACTTCTCAAAGAGAGAGTGGGGCTTTTCTTCTGTATGGAACGTATTTGTGGAGGGAGAGATTTGTGTTTGAGCCACAACAAGTACCTAAAAAAATGAAAAATTAGGCGCTTGCACCGCCTGAAGGAGGTTGGGGTGTTGGATTTTTCTTTTTACGGAAGCGGTCAAGCTGGACAATCTCAGCATTTTCAGAAGAAGTTTCTTTCGGTGCTGATTCATCATCTTCGTCTTCAAAAGACTCCATTTCGTCTTGAGAGCCAACAGGAACAGAAAACTGTAATTCAAGCGGAACAGCTGGATCTGAAAAGACAGCAACGGATTTGAAGGGAATAGTTAAACGGGTTGGCTGGCCATTGAAGGATAGAAGAACAGAAAAATGCTCATTTCCAGCTTCTTTGCTGATTTTCAACTCACCAAACTGGCGTTGAAGGACAATGGTGATATTCTCAGGGTAACGGGCACGAAGCCAATCTGGCAAAATGGCACCTGGATAATCTGTTCGGTAGGAGATGTAGAAATGATGCTCCCCTGGAAGGCCTTCTTCTGCTGCATATTCTAGGGCCTTAACCATAACTTCCCGCTGGGCTTCTTCCAGCCATTTTGGATAGGGGATGATGCTTTGGTTTAGCAATTGTCCAAGGTCAATGGGTGTTCCATCATTGCCGTCATTACCGCTCATAATTTCAAATACTTTTCACGATTTTAGAGAATTAAAAAAATCAGACAAAAGTTTGCCTATATCATTTAAGGATTTCCTTGGATTATATCTTTATTCGATTTAAGGGTACAACAAAAAGATATAACTTATTTTTGGAAATGGGGATTTAGGGGGAGAATAACGCATTTTATTTTAGTCGGAGAATAGATGGTTTTTTCTGAAAAAAAATATGGGCGCATCCTTGTTATTGGGGATGTGATGCTGGATCAGTATATTTTGGGGCGTATTGACAGGATTTCTCCCGAAGCGCCTGTCCCTGTTCTGCGAGAGAAAAATTTATATGCTGTTCCTGGCGGTGCAGCAAATGTCGCGGCGAATCTTGTTGCCTTGGGTGCGAGTGTAAAACTGATTGGAATGTGCGGGGAAGATTCTGAAGGTCAGAAATTGCGTACGCTTTTGGATCAGCTTGTTTTTGAAGAAAATAATCTTTCCCAGTTGGCAAAGGCACAGGGGGCAGGAAAAGTTGATACTTCCGGGCTTATTGCTTGGAAAGGGCGGCCAACGACAGTTAAAACGCGTCTTGTGAGCGGTAATCAGCAGATTGCAAGGTTGGACCGTGAGGAAACTGGAGAGTTTCCTGTCTTTATCTGCCAACAAATCATTCAGAAAGCGCAAGAGGCACTCGAATGGGCAGAGGTTGTGGTCTTCTCTGATTATAACAAAGGATGTTTAGAGGGCGGTATTTTTCAGAAAATTGCTGAATTTACGCAAAAGAGCGGCAAGCCTCTTTTGGTGGATCCTAAGCAAGCTGATTTGTCTTTTTATAGAGGCGCTTCTCTTTTAACCCCTAATAAATCGGAACTTTCAAAAGCAACATCTTTTTCATTGGAGACAGAGATAGAAATTGAAAAAGCTTTAGCGCTTGCCGCAGAATCTTCAGGTGCAGAAATTCTACTGACACGTTCTGAAGAGGGCATGTCCTTGCGGAAACAAGAGGGAGATGTTCTGCATTTTCCCGCAGAAAAAGTGGAAGTTGCTGATGTTTCTGGGGCAGGTGATACGGTTTTGGCAACGATTGCCGTGATGCTGGCGCGTGGTCTCGCACTTGAAGAAGCTGTTAAAGTTGCGATAGATGCAGCTGCCTTAGCCGTTTCACGCCATGGTACAGTCCAAATTACGCTTCAATCTTTGCGGCAAAAAATTAAATCTTATTTAGAATTTGGAAAAGTGATTGAGCCTTTTGCTCCCATTTTTGAACAAGCGGTGGAGGCAGGGCGTTTTTGCAAAGAAATAAGGGAAAAGAAGAAACGGATCATTTTTACAAATGGCTGTTTTGATATTCTTCATCTTGGACATTTGCGCCTCTTGCAGAAAGCTTCCTCTTTGGGAGACTACCTGATTGTGGGCTTAAATACAGATGCCTCTGTTAAACGGCTTAAAGGCGCTCAACGCCCTCTTCAAAATCAAGAAGTTAGGGCTGCTTCTTTGGCGGCTTTGCGTTGGGTGGACATGGTCGTTTTGTTCGATGAGAATACGCCTGCAGCTCTTTTGAAAGAGCTTGCTCCGAATGTGATTGTTAAGGGGGGGGATTACCGCCCTGAGGAAGTTGTCGGCGGAGAGGATGCAGAGGTTTTTCTTTTCCCCCTTGAGGAAGGATATTCGACAACGTCTTTTTATCAAAAACTTTTAAGAGATAATCAGGGTCAAAAAGGAGAGTTATAGGGTGTTGGCGATGAAACAATTACAGGAAAAATGGACAAGCTGGATGTTTGATGAAGCTGCGCCTTTGTGGTCTTCAGCTGGTTATCATTCAGATTTAGGCCTTTTTAATGAGATGCTGACATTTACAGGACGTGCAGAGAATCCACAAGGATTGCGTTTGATGGCGCAAGCACGTCAAGTTTCCTCTTTTGCGCTGCTAGCCTCTTTTCAAGAAGGGGATGAGGCGTGGGGTGATTTAGCATTATCTGTTATGGGAAGGTTAGAGAAGCTCTACCACAACCGAGATGGACAAAAAGGCTGGATATTTTCCCTGAACCAAAAGCAGGAGATTTTAGAGGCTAAAAGAGACCTTTATGGGCATGCTTTCGTTCTTTTTGCTTATGCTTCGCTGGGGCATTTATTGAAAGAAAAAAATTCGCCAGCATTTCAAAAATTTCGTCAAACCTCTTTGTGTGCGGGAGAGGAAATTTTTCAACTCTTTGGCGTAGAGATAGCGGAAGGACAGTTTCAGCGTTTTTCAGAGTGGCGGGAAGTGTTGCCTTATCACGGGGAGCATGCGCAAAATCCTTGGATGCACCTCCTAGAAGCCTGTTTAAGCCTATATGAAGTCTATGGTGACATGATTTGGCAGCAGCGTGCTAAGGAAATTCTGAAGCTTTTTAAAACACATCTTGTGGCTGAAAAAGGGTTGCTGCCAGAAAAATTTGATGAACATTGGCAGGCTTTGGAAAAAGCGGGTCAGAATTCCGTAGAGCCGGGGCACTTATTTGAGTGGAGCTGGCTTTTAGGAGAAGCTTGCCGTCTTTTAGATTTAGAGGATTTTGAAGTAGAAGCTTTGCAGAAAATAGCGCAGACATTCAAAGAGTTTGCTGTTCAGTACGGGAAATCTTCTCAAAATCCCCATTGGATTGTTAATGCTGTTTTGGAAACAGGGCATGAATATAATTCAGCTATTCGGTTATGGCTTCAAACCGAATATTTGCGTCTTTTAGCTTCTAGTTACACAAAGGGCGCAAATGAAAAAATTTTGGAAAAGCTTCAAGAGCAGACAGAAATTTTCTTCGAAGATTTTACGCCAAAGCGTTTAAAAGGTGGCTGGATTGACCGTTTAAATAAAAATGGAAATCCTGAAAGCGCTTTAATGCCTGCGACTTCTTTTTACCATATTTTAAGCGCTGTTATCGCAATCAAAGCAATCGGCTAAAAGCGGAAAGAGGAAAAGTGGGAGGGTTTCTGTTGCTCGGTACCCTCCCGAACCGCGCTTATCTCTGCGTATTAGGCAGCGACAGCGAGCACCTCATGGTTATCATTGGCACTTATAAAGTTTTAGTCCGGTAACGGTGGTACCATGCCGAGCAAAAAGAATATCTTTATTGCGCACGTCGATCCTGTTTCGTCCCCATAGATACTTTGATAACAAAAGCATAGTTTGGTGGAGACGCCGAGCACTGCCCTCGGGTCCGTAACGCCTATTCCATAAACCGTTTATTGCCATAGTCTGGAAAACCAGCTCTTATAAAATGGCGTGTTTTTAGCTATTTTTCAAGCCTTAGAATAAAATAAAATATAATTTTGTTTATTCAAATATTTGCTAAAAAAAGCTATCTGTGAAGGAAGATTTTCATGTTAGGGAATGGTGCTATGGGGCTGACACAAGAACAACAACAAGAAGTTGCAGAATTAAGGCAAGAAAAGAAACAGACTTTTAGATCCGTAGTGCCAGGGCTGGAAGAAATTTTGTTTGAGCCATTTAAGATGCTCGATCATGGTTTTTTGCGGGTTGTTGATTATATGGGCGATGATTCTGCGATTGTGCAGGCTGCCCGTGTTTCCTATGGGCGAGGAACGAAGAAAAGCCTTCAGGATAAGGGGCTGATCCGTTATCTTATGCGTCATCGGCATACAACGCCTTTTGAAATGTGTGAGATTAAATTTCACGTCAAAATGCCTATTTTTGTTGCCCGTCAATGGCTTCGTCACCGTACGGCGAGTGTGAATGAGTATTCCGCACGTTATTCCGTTTTGGACAAAGAATTTTATATTCCTGCGATTGAAAGAATTGGGGAACAAAGTGAAACAAATCATCAAGGAACAGGGGATCTGCTTGCGCCAGAAAAAGCCCAGCAGGTTTTAGAGCTTTTGCGTTCAGATGCGGAGCGTTGTTACCGCAATTATGAAACGATGATGGGCAATGAAAATGAAGAGGGGCTTGCGCGTGAACTTGCGCGTATTAATCTCACTGTGGGAACTTATACGCAGTTTTATTGGAAAATTAACCTCCATAATTTACTTCATTTTGTTTCCCTTCGTGCTGATCCCCATGCCCAGTATGAAATTCGGGTTTATGCTGAAAAAATGCTCGAAATTTTGGAGGTTTGGGTTCCTTTTGCCGCAGAAGCCTTTAGAGAATATCGTTTGGGAGCAAAGACGCTTTCCGCATCAATGGTGGAGGCTGTTAAGCGCATGATTGCAGGTGAAAAAGTCACAAGAGAAGATTCCCATATGAGTAAACGGGAATGGCTTGAAATGTGTGATGCTTTGGATTTAGAGGCTTGAAATTTTGAAAAACGATGAGTTTCCAGAAGCGTATGATTTCTTAAAAGAAGAGGACGCAAAAATCGACAAATATACTTCAAAAACCTTTCGTGTTTGGGGAGTTGTCGCTGTGATTTTGCTGGGAATTTCGATTGGGATTGAGGTTTTTTGGCCTTTGCCAAAATAAAACTTTCCCGAATTCCCCTAGGTTTTTGGCTTTCTCGGAACTATATGAGAACTACGGTTAATTATAGTAATGTTTTGAACATAAGGAATTTAAGATGAGCGACTTACAGGAAACAATGATCCCTGTTCTAATTGATGTGCAGGAGACACCTAATCCGTTGGTGCGTAAGTTTGCTTTGGGACGTTCTGTTACAGGTTCTTTCGATACGGTTGAGCTAGTTGATTTTGCGCAGTCTCGGAAGATTTCTGATTTCGGGGCAGAGCTTTTTGAATATCCAGAAACGAAAAGAGTTTTTCTCGGGCGCGATTTTGTTTCTGTTATGGTACAGACAGAAACGTCTTGGGAAAGTTTTTCGCCGTTGGTTTTGAGTAAGATTAGTGAATATCTTTCTGCCAATAAGCCTTTTGTAAAAGAAGGTGTTTCGGCAGAGTCTAAAGAAGATGAAGCTGAGGTTTCTCCAGAAGATAGAGTCGTTGTTCAGCAAATTAAAGACTTAATTGAAGATCGTGTCCGTCCAGCTGTTGCCCGTGATGGGGGAGACATTATTTTTCGCAGCTACCATGATGGCATTGTCTATCTTGTGCTCAAAGGGGCTTGTGCGGGCTGTCCTTCCGCGCAGGCAACATTAAAAAATGGTGTTGAAAGATTGTTGAAACACTTTATTCCGCAAGTGCTAGAGGTTCGTCAGGCTTCCTGATTTTGCATCACCTGTAAATTTCCTAAAAGAAAGAGAAAAAATGTCCCTTGAGAGTGCTTCCTTAGATCAAGAAACCCATAAGCTTGAGGGACAGAGGATTTTTACAGAATGCCGGACCCCCAAGACATTTTTAGGTAAAAAAATTGATTCTAAAATTTTAGAGGATTTGTATGATCTTTTGAAATGGGGGCCAACTTCTGGAAATAGTGCGCCAGCACGTTTTCTTTTTTTAACAGATTCCGAGGCAAAGGAAGCTTTACTGCCAGCCTTGTCTCCAGGGAATATTGAATCGCTTCGTTCAGCAGATGTTATTGCAGCGATTTGCTATGATCCTTTATTTTTTAATGCTCTCCCAAAGATTGGAAGCCAAGCGGGGTTAAAGGAATGGTTTGCAGCAGATGTGGCATTAAGTGAAGAGACTGCATTTCGTAACTCGACCCTTCAGGGAGGGTACTTGATTTTAGCCGCGAGAATGCTGGGTTTAGATGTTTTGCCGATTTCAGGTTTTGATGCCCCCATGGTTGAGGAGCTTTTTTTGCGGAAACAGGGCTGGCGTGTGAATTTTCTCGCAGGATTAGGCTATGCTGAAAAACAAACACTTCCAAATGGTGCGCCATTGCCCCGTTTGCCACGACTGCCTTTTGAAGAAGCCTGCGAGATTAGATGATTAGTCTTGTTTTAAATGGGGCCTGTGTTGGTGTTGAAAAAGGGAATATGGTTGCTCTTGTTGATGGAGAGGGGCGGCTCTTAGCGCAAGAATTTATTGAGGGGAGAACCGGTTCTAATTTGTTCCCAGCGGTGACAGCTCGACTTTTAGAGTCTATTGCGCCACGGCAACCAGATCAGGTTGTTGCTGTGCGCGGTCCTGGTTCTTTTACAGGTCTTCGTTCAAGTTTGGCGCTTGCAAAAGGTCTTTCAATGGGCTGGGCATGCCCTTTGAGGGCGGTTTCTTTAGGGAGCGCTTTACGGGAAACACTTGATGCGCCTGATGCGCTGATTCTCTCTCTGGCCCGAAGAGGCTATGTTTTTGTTGATTCCCCTCATCAAGAGATACAATCCCTTCCGATTGAAAAAGCGCTCGAATTTTTAACGGAGGATGTCAAACTTGCCGCAGGCGATGCGGTTTCTGGAGAACAGAAAATTCCAGAAATTGTTGAAAAAATACTTTCTATTGGGATAATGCAAGGCGCTGTTCCATACCCTTCTGCTCAAGGGATTGTTAAAGCCGCAGAGGCTCTTTCGAAAGAGGCGGTCGATTGGCTGCCTCTCTATATTGATCCGCCTAAAATTAGCCGTCCAAAGGTTGCGGATCGACCGCCGCCTATTGGGTTTGAGTAAAATTTTAAATGAAAATTCCCTCACAGGACGAATCTTTTTTACTTAGAAAACGAGAAATTACTTTGGTCTATGCTGCCTTAATGGCGGAAATGGACAAAGAATGCTTTGCTTCGGATCTTTGCTGGTCAGAGGATTTGTTTGTTTCCGCTTTGGAAACAGGGGCATGGGGTGAGCTTCTCATTATAGAGGATACGCCTGTCGGCTTTCAGCTTTGCCGTAGTCTTCTAGGTGAAACAGAAATTTTGACTTTGGGAATTCTACCAAAATTTCAAGGTAAAAAACTAGGTAGGCAGCTTATCTCTTCTGTTTTTGAGGGGGCAAAGAAACGCCAAGCAGAGGAAATTTTTTTAGAAGTTGAAGAGGGCAATTTACCTGCGAGAGCGCTGTATGTCGGGGCAGGTTTTAAAGTGATTGGTATGCGTAGAAATTACTACGGAAAAGAACGGCACGCCCTCGTAATGCGCTGCAATTTGAAAGAAGGTGCAACTAGTACTTTTTAGGATAAATGAGGATTTTCCATTCTCCTGTTGTCGCATCTTTTAAAAGGATTTCGGGTTCTGGATAATGGAGCATTGCTAAGAGCGTTTTTGCATTGGAAAAAGCTGTTTCACCGATTGCTAGCATCTCTAACGTTTGATTAGGCTCTAAAGTGTCAAGAGCCATTCTAAGATGAACGCTGGGCATAGGACAGTGGAGTTTTCTGGCATCTAAAAAAGCAGGTGTCATTTTGTCAGGAGACTTTTGCAGCATTTACGGTATCATTCAAATAAAACAGGTGGTTATTATTTCATTCTGTTGTTACCTGTTTTATAACTTTATACTTAATAAAATGTAAGAAATAAGAGGGAAGTTTTACAAAACAATGCGTAGTCAGATAGATCCTCATCAGAATACGCAAGATTCTGAAGAATCTCAGGAAGAGTCTCAGCTTGAACGCCACTGTCGAGATGCTGGTCTTAAAATGACGGGACAGCGCCAGGTGATTGCACGGATTTTGTCACAGACGGATGGACATCCAGATGCGGCTGAATTACATCAGATGGCTGTAAAAGAAAATCCAAAAATTTCCCTTACAACGGTTTATCGAACGGTTAAGCTTTTAGAAGATCATGGTATTTTAGAACGCCTTGATTTGGGAGGT
The genomic region above belongs to Acetobacteraceae bacterium and contains:
- a CDS encoding sulfurtransferase TusA family protein, yielding MLQKSPDKMTPAFLDARKLHCPMPSVHLRMALDTLEPNQTLEMLAIGETAFSNAKTLLAMLHYPEPEILLKDATTGEWKILIYPKKY
- a CDS encoding GNAT family N-acetyltransferase, with amino-acid sequence MKIPSQDESFLLRKREITLVYAALMAEMDKECFASDLCWSEDLFVSALETGAWGELLIIEDTPVGFQLCRSLLGETEILTLGILPKFQGKKLGRQLISSVFEGAKKRQAEEIFLEVEEGNLPARALYVGAGFKVIGMRRNYYGKERHALVMRCNLKEGATSTF
- a CDS encoding FAD-dependent thymidylate synthase; the protein is MGLTQEQQQEVAELRQEKKQTFRSVVPGLEEILFEPFKMLDHGFLRVVDYMGDDSAIVQAARVSYGRGTKKSLQDKGLIRYLMRHRHTTPFEMCEIKFHVKMPIFVARQWLRHRTASVNEYSARYSVLDKEFYIPAIERIGEQSETNHQGTGDLLAPEKAQQVLELLRSDAERCYRNYETMMGNENEEGLARELARINLTVGTYTQFYWKINLHNLLHFVSLRADPHAQYEIRVYAEKMLEILEVWVPFAAEAFREYRLGAKTLSASMVEAVKRMIAGEKVTREDSHMSKREWLEMCDALDLEA
- a CDS encoding bifunctional heptose 7-phosphate kinase/heptose 1-phosphate adenyltransferase, which gives rise to MVFSEKKYGRILVIGDVMLDQYILGRIDRISPEAPVPVLREKNLYAVPGGAANVAANLVALGASVKLIGMCGEDSEGQKLRTLLDQLVFEENNLSQLAKAQGAGKVDTSGLIAWKGRPTTVKTRLVSGNQQIARLDREETGEFPVFICQQIIQKAQEALEWAEVVVFSDYNKGCLEGGIFQKIAEFTQKSGKPLLVDPKQADLSFYRGASLLTPNKSELSKATSFSLETEIEIEKALALAAESSGAEILLTRSEEGMSLRKQEGDVLHFPAEKVEVADVSGAGDTVLATIAVMLARGLALEEAVKVAIDAAALAVSRHGTVQITLQSLRQKIKSYLEFGKVIEPFAPIFEQAVEAGRFCKEIREKKKRIIFTNGCFDILHLGHLRLLQKASSLGDYLIVGLNTDASVKRLKGAQRPLQNQEVRAASLAALRWVDMVVLFDENTPAALLKELAPNVIVKGGDYRPEEVVGGEDAEVFLFPLEEGYSTTSFYQKLLRDNQGQKGEL
- a CDS encoding lytic transglycosylase domain-containing protein, translating into MIFSRPLKNLSFFFLTGLIPVILSACAGDGSSPTLEGDEYLNLPAAQQEQYYRAKASRHHYSPPGATDDPWGPYIAEASKRFDVPQAWIKGVILQESGGHLYDKSGKLITSGAGAMGLMQLMGPSYDMLRKQYNLGPNPYDPRDNIMAGTAYIRQMYDIYGTPGFLAAYNDGPGNLDRYLKRGARLPRETRNYVASIGPLIAGTWPRYRSRADLMVSRYSNDPATSRLATKLLNKMPPDAKVIDTIDFATYTTDNAVDNPSTAEKAQVSLSPLAKPAPPVYAPQVYPPGHAAAATNMPVYPPGLSGTARPESAALPSRGASMSSPSNTRSDLDAEVNKMRNTNAQTTWSVQLGAFPSIVSATTEVKKLKAKAGWSLADGTISISQANNTGKPLYRGRVTGLNKGRAELACRRIKPNPCFIIAPKRK
- a CDS encoding transcriptional repressor, with translation MRSQIDPHQNTQDSEESQEESQLERHCRDAGLKMTGQRQVIARILSQTDGHPDAAELHQMAVKENPKISLTTVYRTVKLLEDHGILERLDLGGDRARYEASHHGVHYHLLNSETDEVLEFDNAKLTQLLHTIVERMGFNLLSHRVELIGTPLSEEDE
- the tsaB gene encoding tRNA (adenosine(37)-N6)-threonylcarbamoyltransferase complex dimerization subunit type 1 TsaB, producing the protein MISLVLNGACVGVEKGNMVALVDGEGRLLAQEFIEGRTGSNLFPAVTARLLESIAPRQPDQVVAVRGPGSFTGLRSSLALAKGLSMGWACPLRAVSLGSALRETLDAPDALILSLARRGYVFVDSPHQEIQSLPIEKALEFLTEDVKLAAGDAVSGEQKIPEIVEKILSIGIMQGAVPYPSAQGIVKAAEALSKEAVDWLPLYIDPPKISRPKVADRPPPIGFE
- a CDS encoding malonic semialdehyde reductase, which produces MSLESASLDQETHKLEGQRIFTECRTPKTFLGKKIDSKILEDLYDLLKWGPTSGNSAPARFLFLTDSEAKEALLPALSPGNIESLRSADVIAAICYDPLFFNALPKIGSQAGLKEWFAADVALSEETAFRNSTLQGGYLILAARMLGLDVLPISGFDAPMVEELFLRKQGWRVNFLAGLGYAEKQTLPNGAPLPRLPRLPFEEACEIR
- a CDS encoding AbrB family transcriptional regulator, whose protein sequence is MAQTQISPSTNTFHTEEKPHSLFEKWAFLLILSIIFTLSFFTVHLGAGLMLGPMLAAVFCAVTGRHIKISRPFFNFAQAVLGALVVGAISATAMATISQHLWIVLFFTFSVIIVSLTMGATLTWRGVVPGTTALWGSSPGGASTMVAICGDFGADPKVAAFMLYFRVALVAFATSLVTYFALPNLSLSLSTLVKLSHELHFDLWSSLGLIAFGTALTLVARIPAVSLLSVLIIGVILKSFGLCDINAPYWLRVPAYTIIGWSIGMRFTKPVLKHVIRILPSVALSAGVVVGACALLSFPLAKLANIDLLSAYLATSPGGLDTIIIISAGAPVNLPIILALQTARMIAVLIVGPALAKPLGRWLEKHAAKPLTKEAEDEDKI
- a CDS encoding NifU family protein, which encodes MSDLQETMIPVLIDVQETPNPLVRKFALGRSVTGSFDTVELVDFAQSRKISDFGAELFEYPETKRVFLGRDFVSVMVQTETSWESFSPLVLSKISEYLSANKPFVKEGVSAESKEDEAEVSPEDRVVVQQIKDLIEDRVRPAVARDGGDIIFRSYHDGIVYLVLKGACAGCPSAQATLKNGVERLLKHFIPQVLEVRQAS